One Littorina saxatilis isolate snail1 linkage group LG1, US_GU_Lsax_2.0, whole genome shotgun sequence genomic window carries:
- the LOC138957995 gene encoding uncharacterized protein, whose translation METVSQTMKGDAGLLGLPQLQTPVSFRPALRQLHKQRRETAALRELWHSFAEKREPRRQRELKGKACPDPAKQNITTMLEEIVENDKSQVDPAVQETTVNTQEDRVVTRATQADGEASKETVRELQPALPAISASTTNISAVFPQQRPYRSAAVPSLRTKTSQGRNTASRFQQRSKVTSSRHFRLDDVRSPVPYHTAITRRPERACSPRFLALTQLCRSPPPPHLMDEVMSRSLTAKPALGRDGPMRRDIRELEEYPASPG comes from the exons ATGGAAACAGTTTCACagacg ATGAAGGGCGATGCTGGTTTACTGGGCCTTCCGCAGCTTCAGACTCCTGTGTCTTTCAGGCCTGCACTCAGGCAGCTTCACAAGCAACGCAGAG AAACAGCCGCTCTGCGGGAGCTGTGGCATTCTTTTGCCGAGAAGCGCGAACCACGACGACAGCGAGAACTGAAAGGCAAAGCCTGCCCCGATCCCGCCAAGCAAAACATCACTACCATGCTTGAGGAGATTGTTGAGAACGACAAATCTCAAGTGGATCCAGCTGTCCAAGAAACTACGGTCAACACACAAGAAGACAGGGTTGTTACCAGGGCGACACAAGCTGATGGAGAAGCCAGTAAAGAAACAGTCAGGGAACTACAGCCTGCTCTGCCTGCCATTTCAGCATCCACAACTAACATCAGCGCGGTGTTTCCCCAGCAGCGACCTTACAGATCCGCTGCAGTGCCGTCACTACGTACTAAAACCTCACAGGGGAGGAACACAGCGTCACGATTTCAGCAGCGAAGCAAAGTGACGTCATCACGTCATTTTCGTCTGGATGACGTCAGATCGCCAGTCCCTTACCACACGGCTATCACGCGTCGGCCTGAGCGTGCGTGCAGCCCTAGGTTCCTGGCGCTGACCCAGCTGTGcagatctcccccccccccccacctgatGGATGAGGTGATGTCAAGGTCTCTCACGGCAAAGCCTGCCCTGGGTCGTGATGGTCCCATGAGGAGAGATATCAGagaactagaggaatacccggcttcgccggggtga
- the LOC138948188 gene encoding BTB/POZ domain-containing protein KCTD7-like, whose protein sequence is MSAGVSLDDSASQQQFPDVIELNVGGRLFQTTLMTLTKDPNTMLGAMFSGKHRQPQDKDGRYFIDADGDTFAYILRYLRHGQFPPTSKVEEVHGSAVYFGLQDLVEELELLPQILIPKVRSGFLSHYNSINTTIKQILETAVKLSYTQPLSPRVAVIMCVRNTANAVYKERAPSHHCAFSGWPETSSVHSGKWDKRKADLLVGPLSLTSISEKLYVDGLVKEMVSRGYTVGREGIGNCNTGFETQGAKTVKGAGCGGELYRILLTWQLALSI, encoded by the exons ATGTCTGCTGGCGTATCTCTTGATGATTCTGCATCTCAGCAACAG TTTCCAGATGTGATTGAACTCAACGTGGGCGGGCGACTCTTTCAAACGACCTTGATGACCTTGACAAAGGACCCCAACACAATGCTCGGTGCCATGTTCAGTGGCAAACATCGGCAGCCTCAAGACAAAGATGGACGATACTTTATCGACGCCGATGGGGACACGTTCGCCTACATCTTACGCTACCTGCGACATGGACAGTTTCCGCCCACAAGCAAGGTGGAAGAGGTGCATGGGTCAGCGGTGTATTTTGGTCTGCAGGACCTGGTTGAAGAACTGGAGCTCTTGCCACAGATACTTATTccaaag GTGCGATCAGGCTTCCTCTCTCACTACAATTCCATCAACACCACCATCAAGCAGATTCTGGAGACGGCGGTCAAGCTCAGCTACACCCAACCCCTGTCGCCGAGGGTAGCCGTCATCATGTGCGTCAGAAACACGGCTAACGCAGTGTACAAAGAACGGGCTCCAAGCCACCACTGTGCTTTTTCTGGCTGGCCCGAGACGAGTAGCGTACACAGTGGAAAGTGGGACAAACGGAAAGCCGACTTACTCGTGGGACCGTTATCTTTGACGTCGATTAGCGAAAAACTGTACGTTGACGGTTTAGTGAAAGAGATGGTGAGTAGAGGCTACACTGTAGGCAGAGAGGGCATTGGAAACTGTAACACGGGTTTTGAGACGCAAGGAGCCAAGACGGTGAAAGGTGCGGGATGTGGAGGCGAACTGTATCGTATCTTGTTGACGTGGCAGTTAGCTTTGAGTATTTGA